A single window of Nicotiana tomentosiformis chromosome 1, ASM39032v3, whole genome shotgun sequence DNA harbors:
- the LOC104100940 gene encoding serrate RNA effector molecule isoform X1, with product MAEVMDVPADGLERRRDRERSKENNSVEDPPASSPPPPPPPPRRGRDRDSRERRDDRDFDRRGGRGDYYDRNRSPPPPLREREYKRGRPSPSPPPPLPPYRDRRGGYSPPHRRSPPFPPYKRSRRDDYDGGRRGSPRGGFGHGDRRFGYDYQPGYEREMGGRPGYPDERRHGRFAGRSAGGYRGDWGKGRGGFADTFGTGSSQREGLKSYKQFIQELEDDILPAEAERRYQEYKCGYIEAQKRAYFNAHKNEEWLKDKYHPTNLISVIERRNELARKLAKDFLLDLQSGTVDIGPGVTPASANKSGQSSDPNSDEEADEGGKRRRHGRGPTKETDLLSVAPKAHQVSSDPRRVQIDVEQAQALVRKLDSEKGIEDNILSRSDNDRGSRDKSHGSSGPVIIIRGLTSVKGLEGTELLDTLLTYLWRIHGVDYYGTTETNEAKGLRHVRMDGGKTSDATSSGAEWETKLDSHWQDRLKGQDPLELMAAKEKIDAAAAEALDPYVRKIRDEKYGWKYGCGAKGCTKLFHAAEFVHKHLKLKHPDLAVDVTTKVREDLYFQNYMNDENAPGGTPVMLPSMPIEKPLRRRPGLDGRLKDDRGSRRDRDGRANGGERFDLSDNPKSGDFQSNNDGASGGNPDEEMFDTFGGQGIPVAPFPSDMAPPPVLMPVPGAGPLGPFIPAPPDVAMRMMREQGGPGPFEGGRNGMSGPAISGGGPIIALPPAFRQDPRRLRSYQDLDAPEDEVTVIDYRSL from the exons ATGGCCGAAGTAATGGACGTTCCGGCGGACGGCTTAGAGCGCCGCCGTGACCGTGAACGAAGCAAAGAGAACAATTCCGTCGAAGATCCGCCGGCATCTTCTCCGCCTCCTCCTCCTCCGCCGCCGAGGCGTGGCCGCGACAGAGATTCACGGGAACGGAGAGACGACAGAGATTTTGATCGCCGAGGTGGTCGTGGGGACTATTACGACCGTAACCGGTCTCCTCCTCCACCTCTTCGAGAGCGGGAGTACAAACGTGGACGGCCTAGTCCTAgccctcctcctcctcttcctccttATCGAGACCGCCGTGGTGGATATTCTCCTCCTCACCGCCGTTCGCCTCCGTTTCCACCTTATAAGCGCTCGCGTAGAGATGACTATGATGGCGGCCGCCGTGGAAGCCCTAGAGGTGGTTTCGGGCACGGTGATCGAAG ATTTGGTTATGACTATCAACCCGGTTATGAGCGTGAGATGGGGGGTAGACCTGGTTATCCTGATGAGAGGCGTCACGGACGATTCGCAGGCCGCTCGGCTGGTGGCTATCGAGGTG ACTGGGGGAAAGGCCGGGGAGGATTTGCAGATACTTTCGGCACAGGGAGCAGTCAAAG AGAGGGATTGAAGTCTTATAAGCAATTCATTCAGGAGCTTGAAGATGATATTTTGCCAGCTGAAGCTGAGCGCAG GTACCAAGAATACAAGTGTGGGTATATAGAAGCACAAAAAAGAGCTTATTTTAATGCACATAAAAATGAAGAATG GTTGAAGGACAAATACCATCCTACAAACTTAATTTCTGTTATTGAAAG GAGGAATGAGCTCGCAAGGAAATTGGCGAAGGATTTCCTACTTGATTTGCAGAGTGGAACTGTAGACAT AGGTCCTGGTGTTACACCTGCTTCTGCAAACAAGTCAGGACAGTCAAGTGACCCAAATTCCGACGAAGAAGCCGATGAAGGTGGGAAACGGAGGCGGCATGGAAGGGGACCCACTAAAGAAACTGATTTACTTTCAGTTGCTCCAAAGGCTCACCAAGTTAGTTCTGATCCCAGAAGAGTCCAGATTGATGTTGAACAAGCACAGGCACTTGTAAGGAAGCTTGACTCGGAGAAAGGAATAGAGGATAACATATTATCTCGATCTGATAATGATAGGGGAAGCAGAGACAAGTCGCATGGTTCCTCTGGCCCTGTTATTATCATAAGGGGCTTAACTTCAGTAAAAGGTCTCGAGGGAACTGAGCTGCTTGATACGCTTCTAACCTATCTGTGGCGCATTCACGGGGTTGATTATTATGGCACAACAGAGACAAATGAAGCTAAGGGTCTTCGGCACGTTAGAATGGATGGCGGCAAGACTTCTGATGCAACAAGCAGTGGAGCAGAATGGGAAACAAAACTAGATTCGCATTGGCAAGACAGGCTGAAAGGTCAGGATCCTTTGGAGCTAATGGCTGCAAAAGAAAAAATTGATGCAGCTGCTGCTGAAGCCTTAGATCCCTATGTACGTAAGATTAGGGATGAGAAGTATGGCTGGAAATATGGTTGTGGAGCCAAGGGTTGTACAAAGCTCTTCCATGCTGCCGAATTTGTCCATAAACATTTAAAGTTGAAACACCCTGATCTGGCAGTGGATGTTACGACTAAAGTACGTGAAGATTTGTACTTCCAGAACTATATGAA TGATGAAAATGCTCCTGGTGGGACTCCTGTAATGCTGCCATCTATGCCG ATAGAGAAGCCACTAAGGCGCCGGCCTGGGCTAGATGGCCGACTGAAGGATGACAGAGGGAGCCGTAGAGATCGTGATGGTCGAGCTAATGGTGGTGAAAGGTTTGATTTGTCTGACAACCCGAAATCTGGGGATTTTCAATCTAATAATGATGGTGCCAGTGGGGGAAATCCTGATGAAGAAATGTTTGATACTTTTGGTGGACAAGGGATTCCAGTTGCTCCTTTCCCTTCAGATATGGCTCCTCCGCCAGTGTTGATGCCTGTTCCTGGTGCTGG TCCTCTTGGGCCTTTTATTCCTGCGCCTCCTGATGTTGCAATGCGGATGATGCGAGAACAAGGAGGCCCTGGTCCTTTTGAAGGTGGTAGAAATGGGATGTCTGGGCCTGCAATAAGTGGGGGGGGCCCGATAATTGCTTTACCTCCTGCATTTCGACAGGATCCTCGTCGTTTGCGAAG CTATCAAGATCTTGATGCACCTGAGGATGAAGTTACTGTAATAGACTACAGGAGTTTGTAG
- the LOC104100940 gene encoding serrate RNA effector molecule isoform X2, giving the protein MAEVMDVPADGLERRRDRERSKENNSVEDPPASSPPPPPPPPRRGRDRDSRERRDDRDFDRRGGRGDYYDRNRSPPPPLREREYKRGRPSPSPPPPLPPYRDRRGGYSPPHRRSPPFPPYKRSRRDDYDGGRRGSPRGGFGHGDRRFGYDYQPGYEREMGGRPGYPDERRHGRFAGRSAGGYRDWGKGRGGFADTFGTGSSQREGLKSYKQFIQELEDDILPAEAERRYQEYKCGYIEAQKRAYFNAHKNEEWLKDKYHPTNLISVIERRNELARKLAKDFLLDLQSGTVDIGPGVTPASANKSGQSSDPNSDEEADEGGKRRRHGRGPTKETDLLSVAPKAHQVSSDPRRVQIDVEQAQALVRKLDSEKGIEDNILSRSDNDRGSRDKSHGSSGPVIIIRGLTSVKGLEGTELLDTLLTYLWRIHGVDYYGTTETNEAKGLRHVRMDGGKTSDATSSGAEWETKLDSHWQDRLKGQDPLELMAAKEKIDAAAAEALDPYVRKIRDEKYGWKYGCGAKGCTKLFHAAEFVHKHLKLKHPDLAVDVTTKVREDLYFQNYMNDENAPGGTPVMLPSMPIEKPLRRRPGLDGRLKDDRGSRRDRDGRANGGERFDLSDNPKSGDFQSNNDGASGGNPDEEMFDTFGGQGIPVAPFPSDMAPPPVLMPVPGAGPLGPFIPAPPDVAMRMMREQGGPGPFEGGRNGMSGPAISGGGPIIALPPAFRQDPRRLRSYQDLDAPEDEVTVIDYRSL; this is encoded by the exons ATGGCCGAAGTAATGGACGTTCCGGCGGACGGCTTAGAGCGCCGCCGTGACCGTGAACGAAGCAAAGAGAACAATTCCGTCGAAGATCCGCCGGCATCTTCTCCGCCTCCTCCTCCTCCGCCGCCGAGGCGTGGCCGCGACAGAGATTCACGGGAACGGAGAGACGACAGAGATTTTGATCGCCGAGGTGGTCGTGGGGACTATTACGACCGTAACCGGTCTCCTCCTCCACCTCTTCGAGAGCGGGAGTACAAACGTGGACGGCCTAGTCCTAgccctcctcctcctcttcctccttATCGAGACCGCCGTGGTGGATATTCTCCTCCTCACCGCCGTTCGCCTCCGTTTCCACCTTATAAGCGCTCGCGTAGAGATGACTATGATGGCGGCCGCCGTGGAAGCCCTAGAGGTGGTTTCGGGCACGGTGATCGAAG ATTTGGTTATGACTATCAACCCGGTTATGAGCGTGAGATGGGGGGTAGACCTGGTTATCCTGATGAGAGGCGTCACGGACGATTCGCAGGCCGCTCGGCTGGTGGCTATCGAG ACTGGGGGAAAGGCCGGGGAGGATTTGCAGATACTTTCGGCACAGGGAGCAGTCAAAG AGAGGGATTGAAGTCTTATAAGCAATTCATTCAGGAGCTTGAAGATGATATTTTGCCAGCTGAAGCTGAGCGCAG GTACCAAGAATACAAGTGTGGGTATATAGAAGCACAAAAAAGAGCTTATTTTAATGCACATAAAAATGAAGAATG GTTGAAGGACAAATACCATCCTACAAACTTAATTTCTGTTATTGAAAG GAGGAATGAGCTCGCAAGGAAATTGGCGAAGGATTTCCTACTTGATTTGCAGAGTGGAACTGTAGACAT AGGTCCTGGTGTTACACCTGCTTCTGCAAACAAGTCAGGACAGTCAAGTGACCCAAATTCCGACGAAGAAGCCGATGAAGGTGGGAAACGGAGGCGGCATGGAAGGGGACCCACTAAAGAAACTGATTTACTTTCAGTTGCTCCAAAGGCTCACCAAGTTAGTTCTGATCCCAGAAGAGTCCAGATTGATGTTGAACAAGCACAGGCACTTGTAAGGAAGCTTGACTCGGAGAAAGGAATAGAGGATAACATATTATCTCGATCTGATAATGATAGGGGAAGCAGAGACAAGTCGCATGGTTCCTCTGGCCCTGTTATTATCATAAGGGGCTTAACTTCAGTAAAAGGTCTCGAGGGAACTGAGCTGCTTGATACGCTTCTAACCTATCTGTGGCGCATTCACGGGGTTGATTATTATGGCACAACAGAGACAAATGAAGCTAAGGGTCTTCGGCACGTTAGAATGGATGGCGGCAAGACTTCTGATGCAACAAGCAGTGGAGCAGAATGGGAAACAAAACTAGATTCGCATTGGCAAGACAGGCTGAAAGGTCAGGATCCTTTGGAGCTAATGGCTGCAAAAGAAAAAATTGATGCAGCTGCTGCTGAAGCCTTAGATCCCTATGTACGTAAGATTAGGGATGAGAAGTATGGCTGGAAATATGGTTGTGGAGCCAAGGGTTGTACAAAGCTCTTCCATGCTGCCGAATTTGTCCATAAACATTTAAAGTTGAAACACCCTGATCTGGCAGTGGATGTTACGACTAAAGTACGTGAAGATTTGTACTTCCAGAACTATATGAA TGATGAAAATGCTCCTGGTGGGACTCCTGTAATGCTGCCATCTATGCCG ATAGAGAAGCCACTAAGGCGCCGGCCTGGGCTAGATGGCCGACTGAAGGATGACAGAGGGAGCCGTAGAGATCGTGATGGTCGAGCTAATGGTGGTGAAAGGTTTGATTTGTCTGACAACCCGAAATCTGGGGATTTTCAATCTAATAATGATGGTGCCAGTGGGGGAAATCCTGATGAAGAAATGTTTGATACTTTTGGTGGACAAGGGATTCCAGTTGCTCCTTTCCCTTCAGATATGGCTCCTCCGCCAGTGTTGATGCCTGTTCCTGGTGCTGG TCCTCTTGGGCCTTTTATTCCTGCGCCTCCTGATGTTGCAATGCGGATGATGCGAGAACAAGGAGGCCCTGGTCCTTTTGAAGGTGGTAGAAATGGGATGTCTGGGCCTGCAATAAGTGGGGGGGGCCCGATAATTGCTTTACCTCCTGCATTTCGACAGGATCCTCGTCGTTTGCGAAG CTATCAAGATCTTGATGCACCTGAGGATGAAGTTACTGTAATAGACTACAGGAGTTTGTAG